One Sinorhizobium mexicanum genomic region harbors:
- a CDS encoding phosphatase, whose amino-acid sequence MALAAQTSETEFYRPVLGSNSRHPNGWPIRVIVSSQTEARHYRHLWQPSHLVSIRAPASRLLSMIELPPERHLELYFGDATDPDAPDAARAEAIEATFGFIDTLPEDAHLLVHCLRGFGRSTALTLGILARYMAPEEAAAALHALRPEAKPNRHVVGLCDAALGLKGKLAKQALRFPAKVWKG is encoded by the coding sequence ATGGCGCTTGCGGCTCAAACCAGCGAAACCGAATTCTATCGGCCTGTTCTCGGCAGCAATTCCCGGCATCCTAACGGCTGGCCGATACGCGTGATCGTCAGTTCGCAGACCGAGGCGCGCCATTACCGCCACCTTTGGCAGCCGTCGCATCTCGTCTCGATCCGCGCGCCTGCAAGCCGCCTGCTTTCCATGATCGAACTGCCGCCCGAGCGGCATCTGGAGCTTTACTTCGGCGATGCGACCGACCCGGACGCACCCGATGCCGCACGGGCGGAGGCGATCGAGGCAACCTTCGGCTTCATCGACACGCTGCCCGAGGATGCGCATCTGCTGGTCCACTGCCTTCGGGGCTTCGGCAGATCGACCGCGCTGACGCTCGGCATTCTGGCGCGCTACATGGCGCCCGAGGAAGCGGCCGCGGCGCTTCATGCGCTTCGCCCGGAAGCCAAACCGAACCGGCATGTCGTCGGGCTCTGTGATGCCGCGCTCGGGCTCAAGGGAAAACTTGCAAAACAGGCGCTGCGTTTTCCGGCAAAAGTCTGGAAAGGCTAA
- a CDS encoding aldo/keto reductase: protein MHAVNSNGANLPALGFGTFRMPGADVLRVLPQALKLGFHHVDTAQIYGNEAEVGEVIHKSDVRRADIFLTTKVWVDNYRHDAFLASVDESLKKLKTDYVDLLLLHWPGSDVPMAERIGALNEVQKAGKVRHIGVSNFNIAQMEEAVRLSDAPIATNQVEYHPYLDQTKVLQAARALGMSLTAYYAMANGKVPSDPLLKDIAARHGKTAAQVALRWLVQQKDVITLSKTATEARLKENFAIFDFALTPEEMAAIRKLARPDGRIVSPAGLAPQWDKAA from the coding sequence ATGCACGCAGTCAATTCCAACGGCGCCAATCTTCCCGCCCTCGGCTTCGGTACCTTCCGCATGCCCGGCGCCGATGTGCTTCGCGTCCTGCCCCAAGCGCTCAAACTCGGCTTCCACCATGTCGACACGGCGCAGATCTACGGCAACGAGGCGGAAGTCGGCGAAGTGATCCACAAGTCCGACGTTCGACGCGCGGATATCTTTCTGACCACGAAGGTCTGGGTCGATAATTATCGCCACGACGCCTTCCTCGCCTCCGTCGACGAGAGCCTGAAAAAGCTGAAGACTGATTACGTGGATCTGCTCCTCCTCCACTGGCCGGGCAGCGACGTGCCGATGGCCGAGCGCATCGGTGCGCTCAACGAAGTGCAGAAGGCCGGCAAGGTACGCCATATCGGCGTCAGCAATTTCAATATCGCGCAGATGGAGGAAGCCGTCCGGCTCAGCGATGCGCCGATCGCGACCAACCAGGTCGAGTATCACCCCTATCTCGACCAGACGAAGGTTCTGCAGGCCGCGCGTGCGCTGGGCATGTCACTCACTGCTTATTATGCCATGGCCAATGGCAAGGTACCGTCCGACCCCCTGCTCAAGGATATCGCGGCGCGCCACGGCAAGACGGCGGCGCAGGTGGCTTTGCGCTGGCTTGTGCAGCAGAAGGACGTGATCACGTTGTCGAAGACAGCGACGGAGGCCCGGCTCAAGGAGAATTTCGCGATCTTCGATTTTGCACTGACGCCGGAGGAAATGGCGGCGATCCGCAAGCTTGCGCGCCCGGACGGCCGGATCGTCAGCCCTGCGGGTCTGGCGCCCCAATGGGATAAAGCAGCCTGA
- a CDS encoding TetR/AcrR family transcriptional regulator: MASATYEKILDAAEDLMVSRGYNAFSYADISAEVGVGKATIHHHFPTKADLAEKVLARYRAKNRRSVEELLSSVSDPAERLGAYIGYWEDCIRRKEKPFCIGALLASEIPSLPEGVVRQVQGHFSDLASWLAAIIDDGTRAGTLEAEKGAAAEAEMLMATVHGAMLAARVAGSDPEVFSAIARRAVEQILQRPMR, translated from the coding sequence ATGGCAAGCGCGACATATGAAAAAATCCTGGACGCGGCGGAGGACCTCATGGTTTCGAGGGGCTACAACGCGTTCAGCTATGCGGACATTTCAGCGGAGGTCGGCGTCGGCAAGGCAACAATCCATCACCACTTTCCGACCAAGGCCGACCTTGCCGAGAAGGTTCTGGCTCGTTACCGCGCGAAGAATCGGCGTAGCGTCGAAGAGTTGCTTTCGTCAGTGTCCGATCCGGCCGAGCGGCTTGGCGCCTATATCGGCTACTGGGAAGACTGCATCCGCAGAAAGGAAAAGCCTTTCTGCATCGGTGCCCTGCTTGCCTCGGAAATTCCGTCGCTGCCGGAGGGCGTCGTGCGGCAGGTGCAGGGCCACTTTTCGGACCTTGCTTCCTGGCTTGCCGCCATCATCGACGATGGAACCCGGGCCGGCACACTGGAGGCGGAGAAGGGCGCTGCCGCCGAAGCGGAAATGCTCATGGCAACCGTTCACGGCGCCATGCTTGCCGCACGTGTTGCCGGATCGGACCCTGAAGTATTCTCCGCAATTGCCCGCCGCGCGGTCGAACAGATCCTGCAGCGGCCGATGAGATAA
- a CDS encoding MFS transporter: MPIAIFALTIAAYAIGTTEFVIVGLLPTVASDLHISLPLAGLIVSVYALGVTFGAPVLTALTGRIERKPLLLGLMALFIIGNAAAALSPSYELLLVARVLSAFAHGVFFSVGSTIAADLVPEDRRASAIAMMFMGLTVAIVTGVPLGTYIGQTFGWRATFWAVTALGAIAFIGIAALLPNTLSKAAAARLVDQVRVLGSGRLLIVFAMTALGYGGTFVAFTFLAPILQEISGFSEGSVSLILVLYGIAIAIGNIAGGKIANRDPVKALIGLFLAQAAVLLLFTFTAPSPVLTLATLAALGFLSFANVPGLQLYVVQLAKQYRPGAVDVASALNIAAFNLGIAVGAWLGGLVVSSPLGLRSTPLVGAMLVTVALVLTLWSGALDRRAVLVEQPA; this comes from the coding sequence ATGCCCATCGCTATCTTTGCCTTGACGATCGCGGCCTATGCGATCGGGACAACGGAATTCGTGATCGTCGGTCTCCTGCCGACAGTCGCTTCCGATCTACACATCAGCCTGCCGCTCGCCGGCCTCATCGTCAGCGTTTACGCCCTCGGCGTCACCTTCGGCGCGCCGGTGCTGACCGCGCTCACCGGTCGCATCGAGCGCAAGCCACTGCTCCTCGGGCTGATGGCTCTCTTCATCATCGGCAATGCCGCGGCGGCGCTTTCGCCGAGCTACGAATTGCTGCTCGTCGCACGGGTGCTATCGGCCTTCGCGCATGGCGTCTTTTTCTCTGTCGGCTCGACGATTGCCGCCGATCTCGTGCCCGAGGATCGCCGCGCCTCGGCGATCGCAATGATGTTCATGGGATTGACCGTGGCAATCGTCACCGGCGTGCCGCTCGGCACCTATATCGGCCAGACCTTCGGTTGGCGCGCCACTTTCTGGGCGGTTACCGCGCTTGGCGCAATCGCCTTCATCGGCATCGCAGCCCTGCTCCCGAATACGCTGAGCAAGGCGGCCGCGGCGCGTCTCGTCGATCAGGTTCGCGTGCTTGGATCTGGCCGTCTGCTGATCGTCTTTGCCATGACCGCGCTCGGCTATGGCGGCACCTTCGTCGCCTTCACGTTTCTCGCACCGATCCTGCAGGAAATCAGCGGTTTCTCGGAAGGCAGCGTCAGCCTCATCCTGGTTCTCTATGGCATCGCCATCGCGATCGGTAATATCGCCGGCGGAAAGATTGCCAACCGCGATCCGGTGAAGGCACTGATCGGCCTCTTTCTCGCCCAGGCAGCCGTGCTCCTGCTCTTCACCTTCACGGCCCCCTCCCCGGTCCTGACGCTGGCCACGCTGGCAGCACTCGGCTTCCTCTCCTTCGCCAACGTGCCAGGCCTGCAGCTCTATGTCGTCCAGCTTGCCAAGCAATACCGCCCCGGCGCCGTCGACGTCGCCTCGGCCCTCAACATCGCCGCCTTCAATCTCGGCATTGCGGTCGGCGCCTGGCTTGGCGGCCTTGTAGTCTCCTCGCCACTGGGTCTCCGTTCGACGCCCTTGGTCGGCGCGATGCTGGTTACCGTCGCCCTGGTTCTGACGTTGTGGAGCGGCGCGCTCGACCGGCGCGCGGTTCTCGTCGAACAGCCCGCTTGA
- a CDS encoding LysR family transcriptional regulator has translation MDNRAGEMEVFVAAAELRSFSAAGRRLKLSPSAVSKLVSRIEDRLGTRLVVRSTRILQLTPEGEIYLQRAQRILAAIAETEQVVAGGGRAMPRGPLRVNASVGFGERYILPLAAEFLARYPDVQLDLSLTDSTIDLIEERTDIAIRSGPMRDSTLKARKLLDSRQVIIAAPAYLDAHGVPRAPDDLARHNCFTFNFRRSLDGWPFRDSGSSNVYVRPVTGNMQANSGAIIRNLCLSGLGLGRVGEFHVQPDIDAGRLVPVLEDYNPEDIERVHAVYAGHEYLAARIRAFIDFLVERI, from the coding sequence ATGGACAATCGCGCCGGCGAAATGGAAGTGTTTGTTGCCGCAGCTGAATTGCGCAGCTTTTCCGCCGCCGGCCGGCGACTGAAACTGTCGCCGTCCGCCGTCAGCAAGCTTGTCTCGCGCATCGAAGACAGGCTGGGGACCCGGCTCGTCGTGCGCTCCACCCGCATACTGCAGCTGACACCGGAGGGAGAAATCTATCTTCAACGCGCGCAGCGCATCCTGGCGGCGATTGCCGAGACGGAACAGGTGGTTGCCGGCGGCGGCCGGGCGATGCCGCGTGGTCCGCTACGGGTGAACGCGTCCGTCGGTTTCGGCGAGCGCTATATCCTGCCGCTCGCTGCCGAATTCCTCGCGCGCTATCCCGACGTGCAACTGGACCTCTCTCTAACCGACAGCACGATCGACCTGATCGAGGAGCGGACCGACATCGCCATTCGGTCCGGTCCGATGCGCGACTCCACGCTGAAGGCACGCAAATTGCTCGATAGCCGGCAGGTGATTATCGCGGCACCGGCCTATCTCGACGCTCATGGCGTGCCACGGGCGCCCGATGACCTCGCCCGCCACAATTGCTTCACCTTCAATTTCCGCCGCAGTCTCGACGGCTGGCCTTTCCGTGACTCGGGCTCGTCCAACGTCTATGTACGTCCGGTCACCGGCAACATGCAGGCAAACAGCGGCGCCATCATTCGCAATCTCTGCCTGTCCGGCCTCGGCCTTGGCCGCGTCGGAGAGTTCCACGTGCAGCCGGATATCGACGCGGGCCGATTGGTGCCGGTGCTGGAGGATTACAATCCGGAAGACATAGAACGGGTGCACGCCGTCTATGCCGGGCACGAATATCTTGCTGCCCGCATCCGCGCTTTCATCGATTTCCTGGTAGAGAGAATCTAA
- a CDS encoding branched-chain amino acid aminotransferase: MAVDTSPRSTTWTYVDGEWLSGNPPLIGPTSHAMWLGSTVFDGARWFEGIAPDLDLHCQRVNRSAVSLGLKPTMSAEEIEALTWEGVKKFDGKTAIYVKPMYWGEHGSWSVVAVDPESTRFALCLFEAPLGNAHGGSSLTLSPFRRPTLECMPTDAKAGCLYPNNARILNEARSRGFDNALVRDMLGNIAETGSSNIFMVKDGVVFTPAANKTFLAGITRFRVMSLLREAGFEVVETTMTMADFEAADEIFTTGNYSKVLPVTRLDDRDLQAGPIAAKARDLYMDWARSSRDV; this comes from the coding sequence ATGGCCGTCGATACATCCCCCCGCTCAACCACCTGGACCTATGTCGACGGTGAATGGCTTTCCGGCAATCCTCCGCTGATCGGGCCGACCTCCCACGCGATGTGGCTCGGCTCCACCGTTTTCGACGGTGCTCGTTGGTTCGAGGGCATCGCGCCGGACCTTGACCTGCATTGTCAGCGCGTCAATCGCTCGGCTGTTTCGTTGGGTCTCAAGCCCACCATGTCCGCTGAAGAGATCGAGGCGCTGACCTGGGAGGGCGTGAAGAAGTTCGACGGCAAGACGGCAATCTACGTCAAGCCGATGTATTGGGGTGAGCATGGCTCCTGGAGCGTCGTGGCGGTCGATCCGGAATCGACGCGCTTCGCGCTCTGCCTGTTCGAGGCACCATTGGGCAACGCTCACGGCGGCTCGTCGCTGACCCTGTCGCCCTTCCGCCGGCCGACGCTCGAGTGCATGCCGACGGATGCCAAGGCGGGTTGCCTTTATCCAAACAATGCCCGGATCCTCAACGAAGCGCGCTCGCGCGGCTTCGACAATGCACTGGTGCGCGACATGCTCGGCAATATCGCCGAGACCGGATCCTCCAACATTTTCATGGTGAAGGACGGTGTCGTCTTCACGCCGGCCGCCAACAAGACCTTCCTTGCCGGCATTACCCGCTTCCGCGTCATGAGCCTCTTGCGCGAGGCCGGCTTCGAGGTGGTCGAGACCACGATGACAATGGCCGATTTCGAGGCGGCAGACGAGATCTTCACCACCGGCAATTATTCCAAGGTGCTGCCCGTGACCCGCCTTGACGACCGCGACCTCCAGGCTGGCCCGATCGCCGCCAAGGCGCGCGACCTTTACATGGACTGGGCGCGTTCGAGCCGAGATGTCTGA
- a CDS encoding zinc-dependent alcohol dehydrogenase family protein produces MRAMYYDAFEKTPEIKVLPDPNPSEYGVVIKVEATGLCRSDWHGWMGHDADIRLPHVPGHELAGTIAAAGRGVLRYKVGDRVTVPFVSGCGRCTECRSGNQQVCEAQFQPGFTHWGSFAEYVAIDLADQNLVHLPESMDFATAASLGCRFATSFRAVADQARVKGGEWVAVHGCGGVGLSAIMIAAALGANPIAIDISEEKLAFARKLGAVAAINGKETADVAEAVREITKGGAHVSIDALGSPVTCFNSIKNLRRRGRHVQVGLMLAEHATPEIPMAQVIGHELEIYGSHGMQAWRYDAMLSMITAGKLNPKQLIGREISLEEAVPALVTMDRATDLGISVITRF; encoded by the coding sequence ATGAGGGCGATGTATTACGACGCGTTCGAGAAGACGCCGGAGATCAAGGTTCTGCCGGATCCGAACCCGAGTGAATACGGCGTTGTTATCAAGGTCGAGGCGACCGGCCTTTGCCGCAGCGACTGGCATGGCTGGATGGGACATGATGCGGACATTCGTTTGCCGCATGTGCCTGGCCACGAGCTCGCGGGAACGATTGCGGCCGCCGGACGCGGTGTTCTTCGCTACAAGGTCGGGGACCGCGTGACCGTTCCGTTCGTTTCCGGCTGCGGCCGTTGCACCGAATGCCGCTCGGGCAACCAGCAGGTTTGCGAGGCACAGTTCCAGCCGGGCTTCACCCATTGGGGCTCGTTTGCCGAATATGTGGCGATCGACCTTGCCGACCAGAACCTCGTGCACCTGCCGGAAAGCATGGATTTCGCGACCGCCGCAAGCCTTGGCTGCCGCTTCGCCACATCCTTCCGGGCGGTTGCCGACCAGGCGCGCGTCAAGGGAGGCGAATGGGTGGCGGTCCACGGCTGCGGCGGCGTCGGCCTCTCGGCGATCATGATCGCCGCGGCGCTCGGCGCCAACCCGATCGCAATCGACATTTCCGAGGAAAAGCTCGCCTTTGCCCGCAAACTTGGCGCCGTGGCCGCAATCAACGGCAAGGAAACGGCAGACGTTGCGGAGGCCGTGAGAGAAATCACCAAGGGCGGCGCCCACGTCTCCATCGACGCACTCGGTTCGCCGGTTACGTGCTTCAATTCGATCAAGAACCTGCGCCGGCGCGGGCGCCATGTGCAGGTGGGCCTGATGCTCGCCGAGCATGCAACACCTGAGATCCCGATGGCGCAGGTGATCGGCCACGAGCTCGAGATCTACGGCAGCCACGGCATGCAGGCCTGGCGCTACGACGCGATGCTGTCGATGATCACCGCCGGCAAGCTGAACCCGAAGCAACTGATCGGCCGCGAGATCTCGCTCGAAGAAGCCGTGCCGGCGCTGGTTACGATGGACCGGGCGACGGATCTCGGGATCAGCGTGATCACGCGATTCTGA
- a CDS encoding VOC family protein, producing the protein MEFHQGRLLDHLHLRARDLAASKRFYRAILAALGHQPTFETEQAIAFDELYIDQAEAYRSHVHVAFQAIDPDAVRRFYEAGLANGGKDNGEPGERSYHPGYFAAFLLDPDGNNIEAVYHGPTTRSSADVVIRPLGD; encoded by the coding sequence ATGGAATTCCATCAGGGACGGCTGCTCGACCATCTGCATCTCCGCGCAAGAGACCTCGCCGCCAGCAAGCGTTTCTATCGCGCGATTCTTGCCGCTCTCGGCCACCAGCCGACGTTCGAGACCGAACAGGCGATTGCATTCGATGAACTCTACATCGACCAGGCCGAAGCCTATCGCAGCCATGTGCATGTCGCCTTCCAGGCGATCGATCCGGACGCGGTTCGCCGTTTCTACGAAGCCGGCCTTGCGAACGGCGGAAAAGACAACGGCGAGCCGGGCGAGCGATCCTACCATCCCGGCTATTTCGCCGCCTTTCTCCTCGACCCGGACGGCAACAACATCGAGGCGGTCTATCACGGGCCGACAACGCGCTCGTCCGCCGATGTCGTCATCCGTCCGCTCGGAGACTGA
- a CDS encoding LysE family translocator produces MSYAENLWLFFTLLFGIIIVPGMDMVFVLANSLTGGRASGLSATAGIMAGGVLHTLYAALGVSVVLHLVPQLFNVLLVAGALYIGWIGFSLLRSSITIGGIEKAVQLSRWASFRQGALTSLMNPKAYLFMLAVYPQFLKPQFGPIWSQAAVMAVMIALTQLSVYGGLALAAGRGRDLLVGSPGATVAIGRAAGFVLVAVAVFTVWHGWAAVR; encoded by the coding sequence ATGAGTTACGCGGAAAACCTCTGGCTTTTCTTCACCCTTCTCTTCGGCATAATCATCGTGCCCGGCATGGACATGGTCTTCGTGCTGGCCAATTCACTGACCGGCGGGCGGGCCTCCGGATTGTCGGCGACAGCCGGTATCATGGCTGGCGGCGTGCTGCATACACTCTATGCCGCGCTCGGCGTGAGCGTCGTCCTGCATCTCGTGCCACAGCTTTTCAACGTGCTGCTTGTCGCCGGCGCCCTCTATATCGGCTGGATCGGCTTCTCGCTGTTGCGCAGTTCGATCACCATCGGCGGGATCGAAAAGGCGGTGCAACTGTCGCGTTGGGCGAGCTTTCGCCAAGGCGCCCTGACAAGCCTGATGAATCCCAAGGCTTATCTTTTCATGCTGGCCGTCTATCCGCAGTTCCTCAAGCCGCAATTCGGTCCGATCTGGTCCCAGGCCGCGGTCATGGCGGTGATGATCGCCCTGACGCAGCTCTCGGTCTATGGCGGGCTCGCGCTTGCCGCCGGCCGCGGCCGTGATCTGCTTGTCGGCAGTCCGGGCGCAACGGTGGCAATCGGAAGGGCGGCCGGTTTCGTGCTGGTTGCCGTTGCCGTCTTCACCGTATGGCATGGATGGGCGGCTGTCCGGTGA
- a CDS encoding helicase HerA-like C-terminal domain-containing protein: MLQEGKLYIGTSRKPDDSINKGEYLELKFGNRHGLITGATGTGKTVTLQILAEGFSNAGVPVFCADVKGDLSGIGAIGEPKDFLLKRAEQIGLTPYDFQEFPVIFWDLYGEKGHRVRTTMSEMGPLLLSRLMNATDAQEGVLNIAFKIADEGGLPLLDLKDLQALLNYMGDNASELSNQFGFISKSSVGSIQRELLILEQQGAEHFFGEPALKITDIMRTTNDGRGAISVLAADKLMMNPRLYATFLLWLLSELFEELPEVGDPDKPKLVFFFDEAHLLFNDAPKVLVERVEQVVRLIRSKGVGVYFVTQNPLDVPETVLAQLGNRVQHALRAYSPREQKAVKTAADTFRPNPDFNCAEVITNLGTGEALVSTLEGKGSPSMVERTLIRPPASRLGPLTEPERQKVIDVSPVRGLYDEDFDRESAYELLAKRAAKAAEQADAARQAQEQPAEETSEGSRWTLPGFGDDEPAAPSGRQARPRSSGYQRETIVEAAMKSVARTVATQVGRALVRGILGSLKR; encoded by the coding sequence ATGCTGCAAGAAGGCAAGCTCTATATCGGTACCAGCCGCAAGCCGGACGATTCGATCAACAAGGGCGAATATCTGGAGCTGAAATTCGGTAACCGTCACGGACTGATCACCGGTGCAACCGGCACCGGCAAGACGGTGACCCTGCAGATCCTTGCGGAAGGATTCTCGAATGCCGGCGTTCCGGTCTTCTGCGCCGACGTGAAAGGCGATCTTTCCGGCATCGGCGCGATCGGGGAACCGAAGGATTTCCTGCTCAAGCGTGCCGAGCAGATTGGCCTCACGCCCTACGACTTCCAGGAATTTCCGGTGATCTTCTGGGACCTTTACGGCGAGAAAGGCCATAGGGTCCGCACGACAATGTCCGAGATGGGACCGCTGCTCCTGTCGCGGCTGATGAATGCCACCGACGCACAGGAAGGTGTGCTGAACATCGCCTTCAAGATCGCCGACGAAGGCGGCCTGCCGCTCCTGGACCTCAAGGATCTCCAGGCGCTGCTCAACTACATGGGCGACAATGCAAGCGAGCTTTCCAACCAGTTTGGCTTCATTTCCAAGTCCTCGGTCGGTTCGATCCAGCGCGAGTTGCTCATCCTCGAGCAACAGGGTGCGGAGCACTTCTTCGGCGAACCTGCGCTGAAGATCACCGACATCATGCGCACGACCAATGACGGACGCGGCGCGATCTCGGTGCTTGCCGCCGACAAGCTGATGATGAATCCGCGGCTCTACGCGACCTTCCTGCTTTGGCTCCTTTCCGAACTTTTCGAGGAGTTGCCGGAAGTCGGCGATCCGGACAAGCCGAAGCTGGTGTTTTTCTTCGACGAAGCGCATCTGCTCTTCAACGACGCGCCGAAGGTTCTCGTCGAGCGCGTCGAACAGGTGGTGCGCCTGATCCGGTCCAAGGGCGTCGGCGTCTACTTCGTCACCCAGAACCCGCTTGATGTGCCGGAGACGGTGCTGGCGCAGCTCGGCAATCGTGTCCAGCATGCGCTGCGCGCCTATTCGCCGCGCGAACAGAAGGCGGTGAAGACCGCGGCCGACACCTTCCGCCCCAACCCGGACTTCAACTGTGCCGAGGTCATCACCAATCTCGGCACCGGTGAAGCGCTCGTTTCGACGCTCGAAGGCAAGGGCTCGCCGTCCATGGTCGAGAGAACGCTGATCCGCCCGCCGGCATCACGCCTTGGCCCGCTGACTGAGCCCGAACGGCAAAAGGTCATCGATGTCAGTCCCGTGCGCGGGCTCTATGATGAGGATTTCGATCGGGAATCGGCTTACGAGTTGCTTGCCAAGCGCGCCGCGAAGGCTGCCGAGCAGGCCGACGCCGCACGCCAGGCGCAAGAGCAGCCTGCGGAAGAGACGTCCGAAGGCAGCCGCTGGACCCTGCCCGGCTTCGGCGACGATGAACCGGCGGCGCCCTCCGGCAGGCAGGCGCGGCCGCGCTCATCCGGCTATCAGCGCGAAACCATCGTCGAAGCGGCGATGAAATCCGTTGCCCGCACGGTCGCAACGCAGGTCGGCCGCGCCCTCGTGCGCGGCATCCTCGGTAGCCTGAAGCGATAG
- a CDS encoding helix-turn-helix transcriptional regulator: MRKASRLFEIIQILRLARKPVTAAEIAETLEVTARSIYRDIAALQAMRVPIEGERGLGYILRPGFDLPPLMFTIEETEAMVLALALLARTGDEELKAAARRVNQKITGAVPGPLRQAFQSQALHAWGTVAAPPPAIDLAMVRRAIRDEQKLALDYRDELGRASERTVRPLALIYYSEHAMMVAWCELRQDIRNFRADRVEHCEPVNVFFRGEGNNLRQLWISGWQINAARPLEAEDG, translated from the coding sequence GTGCGTAAGGCGTCCCGCCTGTTTGAAATCATCCAGATCCTGCGACTTGCCAGGAAGCCGGTAACGGCCGCGGAAATTGCCGAAACCCTGGAGGTGACGGCGCGCTCGATCTACCGCGATATCGCCGCCCTGCAGGCGATGCGGGTGCCGATCGAAGGCGAACGCGGCCTCGGCTATATCCTGAGGCCCGGTTTCGATCTGCCACCCCTGATGTTCACGATCGAAGAGACGGAGGCGATGGTGCTGGCGCTGGCACTGCTGGCACGCACGGGCGACGAGGAACTGAAGGCGGCCGCACGGCGCGTGAACCAGAAGATCACCGGCGCCGTCCCCGGGCCGCTGCGCCAGGCGTTCCAGTCCCAGGCACTACACGCCTGGGGCACTGTTGCAGCACCGCCGCCGGCCATCGATCTCGCCATGGTTCGCCGCGCAATCCGCGACGAGCAGAAGCTCGCGCTCGACTATCGCGACGAACTCGGGCGGGCAAGCGAGCGCACCGTGCGCCCGCTGGCGCTGATCTATTATTCGGAACACGCGATGATGGTCGCTTGGTGCGAACTGCGGCAGGACATCCGCAACTTCCGCGCCGACCGGGTGGAGCATTGCGAGCCAGTCAACGTCTTTTTCCGTGGCGAGGGCAACAATCTCAGGCAGTTGTGGATCAGCGGCTGGCAGATCAATGCCGCACGGCCGCTTGAGGCGGAGGATGGGTAG
- a CDS encoding superoxide dismutase, whose translation MAFELPNLPYDYDALAPYMSRETLEYHHDKHHLAYVTNGNKLAEDAGLSGLSLEEVVKKSYGTNQPLFNNAGQHYNHIHFWKWMKKGGGGTSLPGKLDAAIKSDLGGYDKFRADFIAAGTGQFGSGWAWLSVKNGKLEISKTPNGENPLVHGASPILGVDVWEHSYYIDYRNARPKYLEAFVDNLINWDYVLEMYEAATK comes from the coding sequence ATGGCTTTCGAATTGCCGAACCTTCCCTATGACTACGATGCGCTCGCCCCCTATATGTCGCGCGAAACGCTCGAGTATCATCACGACAAGCATCACCTCGCTTATGTGACGAACGGCAACAAGCTCGCCGAGGACGCCGGTCTTTCCGGTCTTTCGCTCGAGGAAGTCGTCAAGAAGTCCTATGGGACCAACCAGCCGCTGTTCAACAATGCGGGCCAGCACTACAACCACATCCATTTCTGGAAGTGGATGAAGAAGGGCGGCGGCGGCACCAGCCTGCCGGGCAAGCTCGACGCGGCGATCAAGTCCGACCTCGGCGGCTACGACAAGTTCCGCGCCGATTTCATCGCCGCCGGCACCGGCCAGTTCGGCTCCGGCTGGGCCTGGCTCTCGGTCAAGAACGGCAAACTTGAAATCTCGAAGACCCCGAACGGCGAAAACCCGCTCGTCCACGGCGCGTCGCCGATCCTGGGCGTGGATGTCTGGGAGCATTCCTACTACATCGACTACCGCAACGCCCGCCCGAAGTACCTCGAGGCCTTCGTCGACAATCTCATCAACTGGGATTACGTGCTCGAAATGTACGAAGCCGCGACGAAGTAA
- a CDS encoding haloacid dehalogenase type II, with protein MSLAAYVFDAYGTLFDVHAAVRRHAEAIGPDGQAFSELWRAKQLEYSWVRSLMGAYVDFWQLTEQSLDYAFQRFPSADPKLKKSLLDAYWELDCYPEVPAVLRGLKERGARIAILSNGSPAMLASAVKNAALDIVIDDVFSVDAVKAFKTAPAVYDLVTTQYRLYPHAVSFQSSNRWDIAGATKFGFRTVWINRSDMPDEYKDYGPALILPSLESLQFGI; from the coding sequence ATGTCTCTGGCGGCCTACGTCTTCGATGCCTATGGCACGCTTTTCGATGTGCATGCGGCGGTGCGGCGCCATGCCGAAGCGATCGGCCCCGACGGCCAGGCCTTTTCCGAACTCTGGCGCGCCAAGCAGCTCGAATATTCCTGGGTGCGCTCGCTGATGGGCGCCTATGTCGACTTCTGGCAACTGACCGAGCAGTCGCTCGACTACGCCTTTCAGCGCTTCCCCTCGGCCGATCCGAAGCTCAAGAAGTCGCTGCTCGATGCGTATTGGGAGCTCGACTGCTATCCGGAGGTTCCGGCCGTGCTCAGGGGTTTGAAGGAGCGCGGCGCCCGCATCGCCATTCTTTCCAACGGGTCGCCGGCCATGCTCGCATCGGCGGTGAAGAATGCTGCGCTCGACATCGTGATCGACGACGTGTTCTCGGTCGACGCGGTCAAGGCGTTCAAGACGGCGCCCGCCGTCTACGACCTGGTGACGACGCAATACCGGCTTTATCCGCATGCGGTTTCGTTCCAATCGTCGAACCGCTGGGACATCGCGGGAGCGACAAAGTTCGGCTTCCGCACCGTCTGGATCAACCGCTCCGACATGCCGGACGAGTACAAGGACTATGGTCCGGCGCTCATTCTCCCCTCGCTCGAGAGCCTGCAGTTCGGCATCTGA